ATCTGGGCATGGATCAAAACCAATATTCTCCTTTCCATTGGATCCTGTTTTGGGGGGTATTATGGTGCCATTCCAAGCCCTGGCAAATTGCATGGCATTGTAAGCCCTGGCTGCATCACCATATTCTGGATGGGAACCTAAAGATTCAGCAGAACTGGCAGTAACATTTTCAGAGTGGGGCCCCATATAGGCCATCACTGGTGAACCAGAAGGATAATTTTTCATATAGGTAACCACTGACTCTCCGAAAAAGGTTTTTATCTGGCTAGGGGGAACCTGGTTCCGACCATCATTGAATCCAGTTAGGGAATAATCCAGATTGATATAATCTCCCACATCTGATCTGTTGTACCATTTCTTGAAGGTGGTGATGGTAACGTATTCATGGGGAATGGTTTCATTTTTAATATCTGAGGAGGATACAGTTTTCACCAATTCACCTGATTTACCCCCTTCCCTTATCTCCAGGCCATCTTTAGTTTTAACTCCCACAGTGTAACCGGTCTTGTAACCCCACACAAATGTTTGAGGGGGTTAACTACCAGTTGTTGTCCCTGTACACTTAAAAAGCCTGGACCTTCAAATCCATGGGCCACTCCCTGGGCTGAGATACTGCCACTGGCCAGCTTAGCCAGAGGTGTTTCCACTGATCCAGTTAAGAGTCCGTTAATGATTTGCAGGTACTTTTCTTCCTGTAATAAATTCTTTAAATATTCAAAATTATACAAAACTGGCACTTTCCTGATTTTGGTATCATCAACCACTTTCATACCAGAAACTACAGTATCTCCAATGGACATGGCGGTGATTTCTTCTGGTTTTTGGGGAGGGAAATAGCCTTCAATGGTGTCACCAATATAAATAAAACCCATCATCAATATTATCAAAACACCAAAGGCCAGTATCGGATTCAACAAAGATCTACGCATTTTCTTAATCCTCCAAATAGTATATTATTTTTATTTTGCCGAAATGGCCTCCTTTAAACTGTCAGTTATTTCAATGATCTTGCGTTGTCCATTGCCGCCAATGAATACATTAGGATACTTTTCTGAGCATTTGAGTGCAAATTCGACCACTTTTTTCACATCGTCCAAATTATGAATTGTTCCCGTGTAGTTTTCTTCCTCCAGCACCCTTCGAACTTCATCCCGAGTATCTTCCAGGCCCGGGAAAATAGCAATGATCTCTGAATTTGTTTTAGAAGCTTCTCTGAATATGTCTAAACGACACATTTCACCTTTACGTGGAGTTCCAAGAATTATGACTGGAAAATCTGCTTCGTTAAATACTGCTGCTGCAGCATCTGCATTATCAGTTTTACCTACCACTATCTGGGAGTGGGGGAGATCAATGATTGTAGCCCTGCCAGGTAAAACATTGAAATTTTTAAGGCTAGTTTCAATGGTATTATTTGATATTCCCACTATATCCGCAGCTTTTGAAGCAGCAGCTGCATTTTTGCGGTTGAAATCTCCGAATAAATTCAATTCATACGGAACTCTGGTGAAAAAGTGAATTTCATCTGCTTTTCCTTTGAAATAACCTAAATTTTCAGTTTCCTGGTTTAGAACAACCCTCTTACCCTCAACAAATTTTCCCAGGGATTTAAGATAGTTCTCGAGTGATTGGTGGAATTCAAGGTGATCCCGACCCACATTGGTCACCACAACCAAGTTAAAATCAAAATTATCCTTACAGAAATCCAGAGTCATATCACAGACTTCCACCAGGAGAATATCATAATCCATGGATGCAGCTTCTAAAATTACCTCAGTGTAACCCTTAAAACCTCCACCAGCATTTCCTCCAGTTAGAACTTTCATACCTGCCTTCTGCAGTATGCTGGCAATCATCATGGTGGTGGTGGTTTTACCGTTGGTACCAGTGACTCCTATGGTAAACAAAGAGCGATGAGAAGTTATAATGTCTGATAAAAGTTTTCCATTAGACTTAATTTTATTAAAAACAGGTCTATTCCATAATCCCGGACTTAAAACAATCACATCAGCATTCTCTATTTTTTGAAAATCGTGAAATCCCAGATCAACATCCAGGCATCTATCAACCTTTAATTCAACGTTGAAATTAATATCTGAAGCATAAACTTCATAACCATGATTAAGAAGAGATTCAACGGCATTCATGCCTTCTACTCCCAGCCCAACCACAGCAGCCTTCATTTTAACAACCATTATCCGATTTTCCAAAAGTACATCATTCAATTGTAACCTTAAAAATAAGTTGATAGTTTACATATATAACTATAACCCTAATACTCCCCTTCCCTTTTGAATAATTATTTCAAGGGATTATAAGCTTATTTGGGGTTTAATAGACATTTATATTGGAATAATAGTTTTATTAATTCTTCAATTTCATAAAATAATCATTTAAAGCCGATAATAATAGTGGTTTTGTTGTTTTTAGAAGTTAATGTATTATCCTTAATTTTGTAACTAGATTCATACTAAAATTTTAATGTTATTGTTCCCATAACCATAATAACAGTATCAAACCTATATTTCAAACAGATATGGGAATATATCACTGGTAAATAATATTGTTTAAAGCCATTAACATTTTTAAATGGATTAATACGTACTCATAGTCGGTATCAAGAGTATCAGGTGTCACTCATGAACACAATGAAAGACCTCTCCAAGGAAATAGTAAAACGCATCGAAAACATAGCCCAACCCGTAAAGATAATGCACGTATGTGGATCACACGAACATACCATAATGCAGCACGGTCTCCGAACCCTATTACCTCCAGAGGTAGAAGTGGTTGCTGGGCCAGGATGTCCAGTATGCTGCGTACCAGCACGTGAAGTGGAAGAATGCCTGGAACTAGCCCGGCAGGGAGTAACCATCGCAACCTTTGGGG
This DNA window, taken from Methanobacterium subterraneum, encodes the following:
- a CDS encoding Mur ligase family protein, with protein sequence MVVKMKAAVVGLGVEGMNAVESLLNHGYEVYASDINFNVELKVDRCLDVDLGFHDFQKIENADVIVLSPGLWNRPVFNKIKSNGKLLSDIITSHRSLFTIGVTGTNGKTTTTMMIASILQKAGMKVLTGGNAGGGFKGYTEVILEAASMDYDILLVEVCDMTLDFCKDNFDFNLVVVTNVGRDHLEFHQSLENYLKSLGKFVEGKRVVLNQETENLGYFKGKADEIHFFTRVPYELNLFGDFNRKNAAAASKAADIVGISNNTIETSLKNFNVLPGRATIIDLPHSQIVVGKTDNADAAAAVFNEADFPVIILGTPRKGEMCRLDIFREASKTNSEIIAIFPGLEDTRDEVRRVLEEENYTGTIHNLDDVKKVVEFALKCSEKYPNVFIGGNGQRKIIEITDSLKEAISAK